A genome region from Manis pentadactyla isolate mManPen7 chromosome 5, mManPen7.hap1, whole genome shotgun sequence includes the following:
- the LOC130683983 gene encoding LOW QUALITY PROTEIN: uncharacterized protein LOC130683983 (The sequence of the model RefSeq protein was modified relative to this genomic sequence to represent the inferred CDS: substituted 4 bases at 4 genomic stop codons), translating to MGQTVTTPLSLTLDHWTEVRARAHNLSVEVKKGLWQTFCTPEWPTFNVGWPPEGTFDLSTLLAVKAVVFQNSSQGHPDQQPYIVVWQELVENPPPWVKPWLQAPGQWGRLQDRPRELDAAEGPQWTRQLQYWPFSSADLYNWKANHPPFSEEPQKLTGLIESLMFSHQPTWDDSQQILQVLFTTEERERILLEARKNVPGADGRPSQLPHDIERGFPLTRPNGDFNSPEGRERLTIYRQALVAGLCGAVRHPTNLAKVREVSQGAAEAPVVFLERLMEAFRWYTPFDPTSEEHSASVALAFIGQSAPNIRKKLQRLEGLQDLSLRDLVKEAEKVYHKRETEEEKELRKEKERESKEEKRDRKHEKNLTRILAAVVEGKGCPPSSSRTSKAGHLGNRPPLDKDQCAYCKEKGHWVKECPKKPLKKPPKKVLSLLEDEDXGRRGSEPLPEPRVTLKVEGQPVEFLVDTGAQHSVLTQTKGPLSDKKSWVIRATGQKQYVWTTXRTVDLGVGRVNHSFLVIPECPTPLLGRDILTKVGAQISFQAGEPLVTNQENKPLSLSVLTIRLEDEYRLFKGPEPSKISQEWFDRFPGAWAETAGMGLAKNQPPVVIELKASALPVTVRQYPTSKEARDGIRPHIQKLMEQGILVKCQSPWNTPLLPVKKAGTGDYRPVQDLREVNKRTQDIHPTMPNPYNLLSSLAPENTWYSVIDLKDAFFCLRLHQSSQPLFAFEWKDPSTGTTGQLTWTRLPQGFKNSPTLLDEALHQDLAFYQASNPQVTLLQYVDDLLIATPTRRTCQKATGALLAELAKLGYRASAKKAQICRQQVTYLGYSLRNGKRWLTEARKQTVTQIPVPTTARQVREFLGTAGFCRLWTPRYASLAAPLYPLTKGAAPFVWGSEQQQAFDDIKKALLSAPALALPDVTKPFILFVDERNGVARGVLTQQWGPWKRPVAYLSKKLDPISSGWPTCLRVVAAVALLVKDSDKLTLGQKLTVVAPHALESVIXQPPERWMSNARMTHYQTLLLNRDRVEFAPPAILNPATLLPDVGKEVLHTCQEILAEEMGTRRDLRDQPLEGPGLLTWYTDGSSYIMEGKRMAGAAVVDDDRIVWASGLPTGTSAQRAELVALTQALKMAEGKRLNIYTDSRYAFATAHIHGAMYRQRGLLTSAGKDVKNKQEILDLLEAIHRPREVAIIHCPGHQKSDSPIAQGNRRADQAAKQAAQGTNILPLQVYPEATCSKSFQYTPEDLARMDKLGIQKSPPLGMYKSEDGKIILPQKKAGEYLRQLHQLTHLGANNPKTLVWDSPYHVIGLGKLADEVVRNCVPCQLVNVNKHQVVCGKRLRGDRPGAYWEVDFTEIKPAKYGYKYLLVFLDTFSGWAEAFPTKSETAQMVSKKILEEIFPRFGIPKVIGSDNGPAFVAQVSQGLAKILGTDWKLHCAYRPQSSGQVERMNRTLKETLTKLSIETGLCDWLVLLPFTLFRVRNTPSRFKLTPFEIMFGAPAPLNAAHLHTSSECVTNKFLLERLRALGAVQKEVWASIREVYRPEDILVPHQFQVGDSVYVRRHXTGNLEPRWKGPFIVLLTTPTAVKVDGISSWVHASHLKRAPQPGPDWRVIRTDNPLKLRLCKNDCVTDDSDSPVTPHSSGPQPPRT from the exons TGTCAGTAGAAGTTAAGAAGGGGctatggcagactttctgtacccctgagtggcccacttttaacgttgggtggcccccggaggggacttttgacctctccactttacttgcagtaaaagctgttgtttttcagAATTCGTCTcaaggacatccggatcagcaaccctacattgtggtctggcaggagttagtggaaaatccaccaccctgggtaaagccctgg CTTCAGGCACCGGGGCAATGGGGCCGCCTCcaggaccggcccagggaactcgacGCCGCCGAGGGGCCGCAGTGGACCCgccag ctgcaatattggccattctcctctgctgatttatacaactggaaagctaaccaccctcctttttcagaagaaccgcagaaactaactggactgatagagtccctaatgttttctcaccagcccacttgggatgacagTCAGCAGATTTTACAggtgctcttcaccacggaagaaagagaaaggatcctcctggaagcacgaaagaacgtgcctggagctgacggacgaccatcacaactccctcatgatatagaaagggggttcccactgaccagacccaacggggactttaattctccagaaggtagggagcgactaaccatctatcgccaggctctggtggcgggTCTTTGCGGGGCCGTGAGgcaccccaccaatttggccaaggtaagagaggtcagtcagggagccgctgaggcacctgtagtgttcttagaacgcctgatggaagccttcaggtgGTATACTCCCTTTGACCCCACTTCCGAGGAGCACAGTGCCTCAGTGGCTCTTgcttttattgggcaatcagcacccaatattagaaagaagcttcagagattggaaggcttacaagatttgtcgctgagagatttagtgaaagaagctgagaaagtttatcataagagagagactgaggaagaaaaggaattgaggaaggagaaggaaagagaaagtaaagaggaaaaaagggacaggaagcatgagaaaaatttaacaaggaTCTTGGCCGCAGTGGTAGAAGGTAAGGGATGCCCGCCCTCTAGCagcagaactagtaaggcagggcacctgggcaaccggcctcctttggataaagatcaatgtgcatattgcaaggaaaaagggcactgggtaaaagaatgccctaaaaagccactaaaAAAGCCTCCGAagaaggtgttgtctctgctggaagacgaagattagggaagacggggctcggagcccctccccgagcccagggtaactctgaaagtggaggggcaacccgttgagttcctggtagacaccggtgctcaacattctgtattgacTCAGACAAAGGGCCCCCTCTCTGATAAAAAATCTTGGGTGATCAgggctacaggccagaaacaatatgtgtGGACTACCTGAAGAACAGTGGatttaggagtaggacgagtaaacCACTCATTCCTTGTCATACCGGAATGCCCCACACCCCTGTTAGGAAGAGACATCTTAACCAAAGTGGgggcccaaatatcttttcaagctgggGAACCTCTGGTGACCAATCAAGAGAATAAACCTTTGAGCTTAAGCGTCCTGACCATAAGATTAGAAGATGAATACCGTCTTTTTAAGGGACCGGAGCCCTCCAAAATTAGTCAGGAGTGGTTTGACcggttcccaggagcctgggcggaaacagccggcatggggctcgccaagaaccagccccctgtagtcatagaactaaaagcttcagccttaccagtaactgtgagacaatatccaacgagtaaagaagccagggatggaattaggccacatatccagaagcttatggaacaggggatattagtaaaatgtcaatccccatggaacacccccttgctgcctgtaaaaaaggcaggaacgggagactaccgaccagtacaagatttaagagaagttaacaaaaggacacaggacattcaccccaccatGCCAAATccttataacctactaagctccctggccccggaAAACACTTGGTATTCAGTTAtagatttaaaagatgctttcttttgtctgcgcttgcaccagagcagccaaccgctgtttgcctttgagtggaaagatccctccacaggaactactggacaattgacctggactcgtttgccacaaggatttaaGAACTCGCCTACCCTCTTGGACGAGGCTCTACATCAAGACTTGGCTTTCTACCAAGCTtctaacccacaggtaactttgttacaatatgttgatgacttattgatagccaccCCTACTCGGAGAACCTGCCAAAAGGCCACTGGAGCCCTTTTGGCTGAGCTTGCCAAATTGGGGTACAGGGCATccgctaagaaggcacagatctgccgacaacaagtgacttatttgggatattccctgagaaatgggaaaaggtggcttactgaagcccgaaagcagactgtgacgcagattccggttcCCACTACtgcacgccaggttcgcgagtttctggggacagcagggtttTGTAGACTGTGGACACCCAGATATGCTTCTTTGGCTGCCCCTCTGTATCCCCTTACTAAAGgagcagccccgtttgtttggggatctgaacaacaacaggcctttgatgatatcaaaaagGCCCTCCTCTCGGCACCCGCTCTggcattgccagacgtaactaagccatttatcCTTTTCGTGGATGAACGGAatggagtagctcgaggagtatTGACCCAACAGTGGGGAccatggaagagacctgtcgcctatttgTCTAAAAAATTAGACCCCATAAGTAGCGGATGGCCCACTTGTTTGAGAGTagtggcagctgtggccctctTAGTTAAGGATTCTGACAAGCTAacgctgggacaaaaactcactgtggttgctccaCATGCGCTGGAAAGCGTAATTTgacaaccacccgaaagatggatgtcaaatgccagaatgactcactatcaaaccttactcctgaatcgtgatcgtgtggaatttgccccgcccgccatcctaaacccagctactctgctccccgatgtgggaaaagaagtgcttcatacctgccaggaaatcctggctgaggagatgGGGACCCGTCGGGACTTACGAGATCAGCCCTTAGAAGGACCGGGACTCCTGACCTGGtacacagacgggagcagttacatcatggaaggtaagaggatggcaggagctgcagtagtagatgatgacCGAATTGTGTGGGCCAGCGGActcccaacgggcacttctgcgcaGCGAGCTGAGCTCGTCGCCCTGACTCAGGccttaaagatggcagaaggtaagagacttaacatCTACACTGACAGCCGTTACGCTTTTGCCACTGCTCATATACACGGGGCTATGtatagacagagagggctgcTGACTTCTGCCGGGAAAGATGTTAAGAACAAACAGGAAATCTTGGatctgttagaagccatccacAGGCCTAGagaagtagcaataatacattgtcctgggcatcaaaaaagtgactctccaatagctcaaggaaacagaagggcggaccaagccgcaaaacaagcagcccagggaacgaatatcttacccctccaggtGTACCCGGAAGCTACATGTAGTAAGAGCTTTCAGTATACCCCCGAGGATCTTGCTCGGATGGACAAGTTGGGGATCCAAAaatccccaccccttggaatgtataagtcagaagatgggaaaattatcctgccccagaaaaaggcaggagaatacttaaggcaattacatCAGTTGACACATTTGGGGGCCAATAATCCAAAAACCTTGGTTTGGGATTCCCCTTATCATGTCATCGGTTTGGGAAAACTGGcagacgaggttgtaagaaattgtgttccttgccaattagtaaatgtgaacaAACATCAAGTAGTATGCGGAAAGAGACTTCGAGGAGATCGGCCAGGAgcctactgggaagttgacttcactgaaattaagcctgctaagtatggatataagtacctcctagttttcctagacaccttttcaggatgggcagaggcgttccccaccaaaagtgagacagctcagatggtgtccaagaagatccttgaagaaatatttcccaggttcgggatcccaaaggtaatcggctctgaCAACggtcctgcctttgttgcccaggtaagtcagggattggccaagatcctgGGGACAGATTGGAAATTGCACTGTGCATATagaccccagagctcaggacaggtagaaaggatgaatagaactctaaaagagaccctgactaaattatccatagagactggtttatgtgaTTGGTTAGTCCTCCTTCCTTTCACCTTATTTCGAgtcagaaacacccccagccgttttaaactaacaccttttgaaataatgttcGGAGCTCCAGCTccgctaaatgcagctcacctccatacatcctctgaatgtgtgactaataagtttctgcttgaaaggttacgggctctaggagctgtgcagaaagaagtgtgggcctctatccgagaagtctatcggccagaggacatctTAGTACCTCATcagttccaagtgggagactctgtctacgtgagACGACACTGAACGGGAAATCTTGAGccccggtggaaaggacccttcatcgtccttttgactactcccacagctgtgaaagtggatggcatctcctcctgggtccacgcttcacatctgaagagagCGCCTCAACCAGGCCCGgattggcgagtaattcgaactgataaccctcttaaactTCGCTTGTGTAAGAATGATTGTGTCACTGATGATTCTGATAGCCCAGTTACTCCCCACTCTTCAGGACCCCAACCCCCACGAACCTAG